The following coding sequences lie in one Haladaptatus sp. DJG-WS-42 genomic window:
- a CDS encoding TATA-box-binding protein encodes MTDPKETINIENVVASTGIGQELDLQSVAMDLEGADYDPEQFPGLVYRTQNPKSAALIFRSGKIVCTGAKSTDDVHESLNIVFDKLRDLNIDVDEDPEIVVQNIVTSADLGRNLNLNAIAIGLGLENIEYEPEQFPGLVYRIDEPKVVALLFGSGKLVITGGKQPVDAEHAVDKIVSRLEELGLLE; translated from the coding sequence ATTACTGACCCTAAGGAGACAATTAATATTGAGAACGTGGTTGCCTCCACAGGAATCGGTCAGGAACTCGACCTTCAGTCCGTCGCAATGGACCTTGAGGGGGCGGACTACGACCCTGAGCAGTTCCCCGGTCTCGTTTACCGTACGCAGAACCCGAAATCTGCCGCACTCATCTTCCGCTCCGGCAAAATCGTCTGTACCGGTGCGAAGAGCACCGACGACGTCCACGAGAGCCTGAACATCGTGTTCGACAAACTCCGCGATCTCAACATCGACGTTGACGAAGACCCGGAAATCGTCGTCCAGAACATCGTCACGAGCGCAGACCTCGGGCGTAATCTCAACCTGAACGCAATCGCCATCGGCCTCGGCCTTGAGAACATCGAGTACGAACCAGAGCAGTTCCCGGGCCTCGTCTACCGCATCGACGAACCGAAAGTCGTCGCCCTTCTCTTTGGCTCCGGCAAACTCGTCATCACCGGCGGGAAACAGCCAGTTGACGCAGAGCACGCCGTCGACAAAATCGTCTCGCGGCTGGAAGAACTCGGCCTGCTCGAGTAA
- a CDS encoding formate/nitrite transporter family protein — MSGEPSHAEEPATTAQTSSKTILSRQIEEGLNELTRPRTGLFLSALSAGLDIGFGPLLMAVILTMAGDVWSEPLLHLALANAYAVGFIFVVLGRSELFTEHTTLAVLPVLNRDATLAQLGRLWGIVYAGNIIGGIIFAAIAVTAAPSYGIADASAFAEISVKLTEHSTWGLFTAAILAGWLMGLLSWLVAAAQETISRVFFVWLVTVTIGMAGLPHSIAGNVEVLAGLFLVPELGVFDYLHFLVLATVGNAIGGAVFVSLLKYGHVVRGAK; from the coding sequence ATGAGCGGCGAACCCAGCCATGCCGAGGAACCCGCGACCACGGCACAGACTTCCTCGAAGACGATTCTCTCGCGGCAAATCGAGGAGGGGTTGAACGAACTCACGCGGCCTCGGACGGGACTGTTTCTCTCCGCGCTCTCTGCGGGTCTCGACATCGGCTTTGGCCCACTGTTGATGGCGGTCATCCTCACCATGGCGGGCGACGTGTGGAGCGAACCGCTCCTCCATCTCGCGCTCGCAAATGCCTACGCCGTGGGCTTCATCTTCGTCGTCCTCGGGCGCTCTGAGCTGTTCACCGAACACACCACCCTCGCCGTGTTGCCCGTCCTCAACCGCGACGCCACGCTCGCCCAACTCGGGCGACTGTGGGGCATCGTGTATGCTGGCAACATCATCGGCGGCATCATCTTCGCCGCCATTGCCGTTACCGCTGCGCCCTCCTACGGTATCGCAGACGCCTCCGCGTTTGCAGAGATCTCGGTGAAGCTCACCGAACACTCGACGTGGGGGCTGTTCACCGCCGCGATTCTTGCAGGCTGGCTCATGGGCCTGCTCTCGTGGCTCGTCGCCGCCGCCCAAGAGACCATCAGCCGCGTCTTTTTTGTCTGGCTGGTCACCGTCACGATTGGGATGGCGGGGCTTCCACACAGTATCGCGGGCAACGTCGAAGTGCTCGCCGGGCTGTTTTTAGTCCCCGAACTCGGTGTCTTCGACTACCTGCACTTCCTCGTGCTTGCAACTGTGGGCAACGCTATTGGCGGCGCGGTGTTCGTCTCGCTGCTGAAATACGGCCACGTCGTCCGTGGCGCAAAATAG
- a CDS encoding MFS transporter, giving the protein MSDAAFAGRWRALLLIAVAELLIMSLWFSATAAAPELAADWGLTPSETAWLTTSVQLGFVAGALLSAIFTLSDVIPPKYLIAGSALVGAGATAAIAAAVSSLLPAVALRFLTGMVLAGVYPPGMKLLAGWFRAGRGMAVGVLVGAITVGSALPHLIRVIGGVGNPRAVLFGAAGVALVGAAIALFVTEGPYQSPAAPFDPRATVRILRDRPTLLANGGYFGHMWELYAVWTWIPVFLVASLAAGTPGTQQTAGLLAFATIAVGGFGALFAGLAADRIGRTTITSASMAVSGLACLAAGFVFGAPLWILTPFVLLWGFAVIADSAQFSVAITELAEGSYVGTALTLQTAIGFLLTIVSIQLIPILVDFVGWQWAFAPLAIGPALGTLSMLRLRMRPESTRLAGGRK; this is encoded by the coding sequence ATGTCTGACGCCGCGTTTGCCGGCCGGTGGCGTGCCCTCCTTCTCATCGCAGTCGCAGAGCTACTCATCATGTCGCTCTGGTTTTCCGCGACGGCGGCCGCCCCCGAACTCGCCGCAGACTGGGGGCTAACCCCGAGCGAGACGGCGTGGCTCACCACGTCCGTCCAACTTGGCTTCGTCGCCGGGGCGCTGCTCTCTGCAATTTTCACCCTCTCTGACGTGATTCCGCCAAAATACCTCATCGCCGGGTCGGCACTCGTCGGCGCGGGCGCAACCGCCGCCATCGCCGCCGCTGTTTCCTCGCTCCTCCCTGCCGTCGCGCTCCGCTTTCTCACCGGGATGGTGCTTGCAGGCGTCTATCCGCCCGGCATGAAGCTGCTCGCGGGCTGGTTTCGCGCGGGCCGCGGCATGGCCGTGGGCGTCCTCGTCGGCGCAATCACTGTCGGCTCTGCGCTGCCCCACCTCATCCGCGTCATCGGCGGCGTTGGCAACCCGCGCGCGGTGCTGTTCGGCGCGGCGGGCGTCGCCCTCGTCGGCGCGGCCATAGCACTGTTCGTGACCGAAGGCCCCTACCAGTCGCCCGCCGCCCCGTTCGACCCGCGGGCGACGGTGCGCATCCTCCGCGACCGCCCGACGCTGCTCGCAAACGGCGGCTACTTCGGCCACATGTGGGAACTCTACGCGGTGTGGACGTGGATTCCCGTCTTCCTCGTCGCCAGCCTCGCCGCGGGCACGCCCGGCACCCAACAAACCGCCGGCCTGCTCGCCTTCGCCACCATCGCCGTCGGCGGCTTTGGCGCGCTGTTCGCCGGCCTCGCCGCAGACCGAATTGGCAGAACCACCATCACGAGCGCTAGCATGGCCGTGAGCGGCCTTGCGTGTCTCGCCGCAGGCTTCGTGTTCGGCGCACCGCTCTGGATTCTCACGCCCTTTGTCTTGCTCTGGGGATTTGCGGTCATCGCAGACTCGGCCCAGTTCTCGGTGGCCATCACCGAACTTGCGGAAGGAAGCTACGTCGGTACGGCGCTCACCCTCCAGACCGCAATCGGCTTCCTGCTCACGATTGTCTCGATTCAACTCATCCCGATTCTCGTAGACTTCGTCGGCTGGCAGTGGGCGTTTGCCCCGCTCGCAATCGGCCCCGCGCTCGGCACGCTCTCGATGCTCAGACTGCGGATGCGACCGGAATCGACGCGGCTTGCGGGTGGACGAAAATAA
- the hjc gene encoding Holliday junction resolvase Hjc: protein MANSNSKGNRRERELVNLLDDAGFAVMRAPASGAATTRELPDVLAGNGNVFYAIEAKSSSGRPIYLTGEEVEALVYFSQNFGAKPRIAVRFDREDWYFFHPADLYVTDGGNYRVKKETALAEGEDLDELTGKSKKTRLSDLSDEA from the coding sequence ATGGCAAACTCCAACTCGAAGGGGAATCGGCGCGAGCGCGAACTCGTGAATCTCCTCGACGACGCCGGGTTCGCGGTCATGCGTGCGCCTGCGAGCGGCGCGGCGACCACCCGCGAACTCCCCGACGTACTCGCCGGAAACGGCAACGTGTTCTACGCAATCGAGGCGAAGTCCTCCTCCGGGCGACCCATCTATCTCACGGGCGAAGAGGTTGAGGCCCTCGTGTACTTCTCACAGAACTTCGGCGCGAAACCGCGCATCGCCGTGCGCTTTGACCGCGAAGACTGGTACTTCTTCCACCCCGCAGACCTGTATGTCACCGACGGCGGGAACTACCGCGTCAAAAAGGAGACGGCACTCGCTGAGGGTGAAGATTTGGACGAACTGACCGGCAAATCGAAGAAAACGCGGCTATCAGACCTCAGCGACGAGGCCTAG
- a CDS encoding amidohydrolase gives MTTLQLTGGKVLLPDLSVEAADVLVDQDTGTILAVGDVEPGDETLDASGSLVMPGLVNAHCHVAMTLLRGYADDKPLGEWLQEDIWPAEAELTPEDVRAGAELGIVEMIKAGVTTFGDMYFEVPEVAAAVEELGVRARIGHGIVTIGRDEEAAWADIDESLDVATAFDGAADGRIKTAVMPHSLTTVGEEYYREFIPQVREAGLSLHYHANETVNEVEPIVEERGERPLEYADDLGMLEAGDFFAHGVHLDETEISVLAGREASVVHCPASNMKLASGMAPVQALRDAGVTVALGTDGAASNNDLDLFDEMRDAAMLGKLAAEDASAVPAEAVVEMATQGGAEALGFDVGRIEEGAKADFAVVDFDAPHLTPAHDYVSHLAYAVRGSDVRHTVCDGQVLMRDREVLVGDEEPIRERAADAAHELVERV, from the coding sequence ATGACTACGCTCCAGCTTACCGGCGGGAAGGTCCTCTTGCCGGACTTGTCGGTCGAAGCCGCAGACGTGCTCGTAGACCAAGACACGGGCACCATTCTCGCCGTTGGCGACGTGGAACCCGGCGATGAAACGCTCGACGCGTCGGGGTCGCTCGTCATGCCGGGGCTCGTAAACGCCCACTGCCACGTTGCGATGACGCTCCTGCGTGGCTACGCCGACGACAAACCGCTCGGGGAGTGGCTGCAAGAAGATATCTGGCCCGCAGAGGCTGAGTTAACCCCAGAAGACGTGCGCGCCGGAGCCGAGTTGGGCATCGTCGAGATGATAAAAGCCGGTGTCACGACGTTCGGAGACATGTACTTCGAGGTGCCCGAAGTCGCCGCCGCCGTCGAAGAGCTGGGCGTCCGCGCCCGCATCGGCCACGGCATCGTCACCATCGGCAGAGACGAGGAGGCTGCGTGGGCAGACATCGATGAATCTCTCGACGTGGCCACTGCGTTCGACGGCGCGGCGGACGGCCGCATCAAGACCGCGGTGATGCCCCACAGCCTCACGACCGTGGGCGAGGAGTACTACCGCGAGTTCATCCCGCAGGTGCGCGAGGCGGGCCTCTCGCTGCACTACCACGCGAACGAGACGGTGAACGAAGTTGAGCCGATAGTAGAAGAGCGCGGCGAGCGCCCACTCGAGTACGCAGACGACCTCGGGATGCTGGAGGCAGGCGACTTCTTCGCCCACGGCGTCCACCTCGATGAAACGGAGATTTCGGTGCTCGCAGGCCGCGAGGCATCGGTCGTTCACTGCCCGGCATCGAACATGAAACTTGCAAGCGGGATGGCTCCCGTCCAAGCCCTCCGCGACGCGGGTGTGACCGTCGCACTCGGCACCGACGGCGCGGCCTCCAACAACGACTTAGACCTGTTCGACGAGATGCGCGACGCCGCGATGCTCGGTAAACTCGCCGCAGAGGACGCGAGTGCCGTCCCCGCAGAAGCCGTCGTGGAGATGGCGACGCAGGGCGGTGCTGAGGCGCTTGGCTTCGACGTGGGACGCATCGAAGAAGGGGCGAAGGCTGATTTCGCCGTCGTGGACTTCGACGCGCCACACCTGACGCCCGCCCACGACTACGTGAGCCACCTCGCCTACGCCGTCCGCGGCTCTGACGTGCGCCACACCGTCTGTGACGGGCAAGTGCTCATGCGCGACCGCGAGGTGCTCGTCGGCGACGAGGAACCGATTCGTGAGCGCGCCGCGGACGCTGCCCACGAGCTTGTCGAGCGCGTCTGA
- a CDS encoding adenosylhomocysteinase: protein MSEAYPPVSEHLDDVEAARAEGRRKMDWALQHMPILTALRETYEAEKPFAGHVIGMAMHVEAKTANLVELLALGGAEVAITGCNPLSTHNDVSAALDANDNITSYAVRGVDSDEYYDAIEAVIAHEPTITVDDGMDMVAAIHESYPELIDTIVGGAEETTTGVHRLRAMDRDGELKYPVFAVNDTPMKRLFDNIHGTGESSLATIAMTTNLSYAGKTVVVAGYGYCGKGVAKKAAGQNAHVVVTEVDPRRALEAHMEGYEVKPMAEAAEIGDVFITTTGNRDVITREHFEVMQDGVLLANAGHFDVEINLEELDDLAETVYEARDGVMAYELEDGRDLNVLAEGRLVNLASPIALGHPVEVMDQSFGVQAVVVEELVANADAYDAGVHEVPDELDRRVAEIKLEAEGIDFDALSEAQADYLGSWDHGT, encoded by the coding sequence ATGAGTGAAGCCTATCCGCCAGTGAGCGAGCACCTCGATGACGTCGAGGCCGCTCGCGCCGAAGGCCGCCGCAAGATGGACTGGGCGCTCCAGCACATGCCGATTCTCACGGCCCTCCGCGAGACGTACGAAGCCGAAAAGCCGTTTGCCGGCCACGTCATCGGGATGGCGATGCACGTCGAGGCGAAAACCGCGAACCTCGTCGAACTGCTCGCCCTCGGTGGCGCGGAAGTTGCGATTACCGGCTGTAACCCGCTCTCGACGCACAACGACGTGAGCGCCGCGCTCGACGCGAACGACAACATCACCTCCTACGCCGTCCGCGGCGTCGACAGCGACGAGTACTACGACGCCATCGAGGCCGTCATCGCCCACGAACCAACCATCACCGTAGACGACGGGATGGACATGGTCGCCGCCATCCACGAGAGTTACCCCGAACTCATCGACACCATCGTTGGCGGTGCAGAGGAGACGACCACGGGCGTCCACCGCCTGCGCGCGATGGACCGCGACGGCGAACTCAAGTACCCCGTGTTCGCCGTGAACGACACGCCGATGAAGCGCCTGTTCGACAACATCCACGGCACGGGCGAGTCCTCACTTGCCACCATCGCCATGACGACGAACCTTTCGTACGCCGGGAAAACCGTCGTCGTCGCGGGCTACGGCTACTGTGGCAAGGGTGTCGCGAAGAAGGCTGCTGGCCAGAACGCGCACGTCGTCGTCACGGAAGTCGACCCACGCCGCGCGCTCGAAGCCCACATGGAGGGCTACGAGGTCAAACCAATGGCAGAGGCCGCCGAAATCGGTGACGTGTTCATCACGACCACCGGCAACCGCGACGTCATCACCCGCGAACACTTCGAGGTCATGCAAGACGGCGTCCTGCTCGCAAACGCGGGCCACTTCGACGTCGAAATCAACCTTGAGGAACTCGACGACCTCGCAGAAACCGTCTACGAGGCCCGCGACGGTGTCATGGCCTACGAACTCGAAGACGGCCGCGACCTGAACGTCCTCGCTGAAGGCCGTCTCGTCAACCTCGCAAGCCCAATCGCACTCGGCCACCCGGTCGAAGTGATGGACCAAAGCTTCGGCGTACAGGCCGTCGTGGTCGAAGAACTCGTTGCAAACGCAGACGCCTACGACGCGGGCGTCCACGAAGTTCCGGACGAACTCGACCGCCGCGTCGCAGAAATCAAACTCGAAGCAGAGGGCATCGACTTCGATGCGCTCTCAGAGGCGCAGGCTGACTATCTCGGCAGCTGGGACCACGGAACGTAG
- the hisG gene encoding ATP phosphoribosyltransferase — translation MRIAVPNKGRLHDPTIDLLERAGLHVVDGADRKLYASTVDPDVTILFVRAADIPEYVADGAADIGITGLDQKHESGVTNLTDLLDLGYGQCRLVLAAPEDGDIEEIYDLEGKTVATEFPNIARNYFTERDIDPDIVEVTGATELTPHVDMADAIIDITSTGTTLRVNRLAILDEVLNSSVRLFAREDVATDDKVGQIKTALNSVLHAEGKRYLMMNVPRDQLDAIRDALPGLGGPTVMDIAGGEAVAVHVVVDERDVFETITEVKQLGASGILVTEIERLVE, via the coding sequence ATGCGCATCGCCGTGCCGAACAAAGGCCGACTGCACGACCCAACGATTGACCTACTCGAACGCGCAGGGCTTCATGTCGTGGACGGTGCAGACCGCAAACTCTACGCCAGCACGGTTGACCCCGACGTGACGATTCTGTTCGTCCGCGCCGCAGACATCCCCGAGTACGTCGCAGACGGCGCAGCCGACATCGGCATCACCGGCTTAGACCAGAAACACGAATCCGGGGTCACGAATTTAACCGACCTCTTAGACCTCGGCTACGGCCAGTGTCGCCTCGTCCTCGCCGCCCCCGAAGACGGCGACATCGAGGAAATTTATGATTTAGAGGGCAAAACCGTCGCCACCGAGTTCCCGAACATCGCGCGAAACTACTTCACCGAACGCGACATCGACCCCGACATCGTGGAGGTCACGGGCGCGACCGAACTCACGCCACACGTCGATATGGCCGACGCCATCATCGACATCACCTCGACGGGGACGACGCTTCGCGTGAATCGGCTCGCCATCCTCGACGAAGTGCTGAACAGCTCTGTCCGGCTGTTCGCCCGCGAGGACGTGGCGACAGACGACAAGGTGGGCCAAATCAAGACCGCGCTCAACTCCGTGCTCCACGCAGAGGGCAAGCGCTACCTGATGATGAACGTCCCGCGCGACCAGCTAGACGCCATCCGCGACGCCCTCCCCGGCCTTGGCGGGCCAACGGTCATGGACATCGCGGGCGGCGAGGCGGTGGCTGTCCACGTGGTCGTCGACGAACGCGACGTGTTCGAAACCATCACCGAGGTCAAACAGCTCGGCGCATCGGGGATTTTGGTCACCGAAATCGAACGGTTGGTCGAATAA
- a CDS encoding D-glucuronyl C5-epimerase family protein gives MGKRPPCDRPTSSRRRLLALAGALGLAGCSQLPPKNDDATPTTTRTTTTETTTTESATVETQATTESPEPAQEALVAEVPIQRTEYSYTELPYEKRPQFFGAFRESAPECRTSVDALDSVPNLIPATVDGETGHFPLRTTRWLLRCLHCYRTQGDEGYLEKAQEMSQALVDDAAVGENNGLYFSYRLDKAGSSADLKAPWYSGMCQGVGLSAYTYFHELTGEEKYKGLAERVFQTFKSVKRTADGPWTTMVDPDGYYWVEEYPFEPPTHVLNGYCIGIWGLYDYWLHTKSEESKRLLDAAVTTIQQYAEDWRVPGKVSYYGLDGHRRWQLGQTERYPDPYRGNDYYHGVHLIQLDKLYQITGNDYFREVRELYESDDPGDMS, from the coding sequence ATGGGTAAGCGACCACCTTGTGACCGCCCCACAAGCTCCCGGCGACGGTTGCTCGCACTCGCTGGCGCGCTCGGGCTTGCTGGGTGTTCGCAGCTTCCGCCGAAAAACGACGACGCTACGCCGACCACGACGAGAACCACGACCACCGAGACGACGACCACAGAATCAGCGACGGTGGAGACACAAGCGACGACTGAGTCGCCAGAACCGGCCCAAGAAGCGCTGGTGGCCGAGGTTCCCATCCAACGAACCGAGTACAGCTACACGGAGCTACCATACGAAAAACGCCCGCAGTTTTTCGGTGCGTTCCGTGAGTCTGCCCCCGAATGTCGGACCTCGGTGGACGCCCTCGACAGCGTGCCGAACCTGATTCCGGCCACGGTGGACGGCGAAACCGGCCACTTCCCACTGCGGACGACGCGGTGGCTCCTGCGCTGTCTCCACTGCTATCGAACCCAAGGCGACGAGGGGTATCTCGAAAAAGCACAAGAGATGTCACAAGCGCTCGTGGATGACGCCGCCGTTGGCGAGAACAACGGCCTGTACTTCTCCTATCGCCTCGACAAAGCTGGGTCAAGCGCCGACCTGAAAGCCCCGTGGTACTCCGGGATGTGCCAAGGGGTGGGCCTCTCTGCGTACACCTACTTCCACGAACTCACCGGCGAGGAGAAGTACAAGGGACTCGCAGAACGCGTTTTTCAGACGTTCAAGTCCGTCAAACGCACTGCCGACGGCCCGTGGACGACGATGGTAGACCCGGACGGCTACTACTGGGTCGAAGAGTACCCGTTCGAGCCACCAACCCACGTCCTGAACGGCTACTGCATCGGCATCTGGGGGCTGTACGACTACTGGCTGCACACGAAATCCGAGGAGTCGAAACGCCTGCTCGACGCCGCCGTCACGACCATTCAGCAGTACGCAGAAGACTGGCGCGTGCCCGGCAAAGTGAGCTACTACGGCTTAGACGGTCATCGGCGCTGGCAACTCGGCCAGACAGAGCGGTATCCTGACCCGTATCGGGGCAACGACTACTACCACGGCGTCCACCTCATTCAGCTCGATAAGCTGTATCAGATAACGGGCAACGATTACTTCAGAGAGGTACGAGAGCTCTACGAGTCGGACGACCCCGGCGACATGTCCTGA
- a CDS encoding SWIM zinc finger family protein — protein MTPLQATPASPARKIALAPDTSRMDRRSARAWTERMAVRQLPDGRYAVDSESGATYVVSLAAHECSCPDYELRHAKCKHLRRVALEITLGRVPPPGKFTTKCAVCGDRVVARRGEPRPYLCTAHKLEAGDRVRDRETGDQLIVYRVTTDRANEVEIPSANTTVAGYPGNHRYDADDLVVEVVYPSDTLRRTRLRRYSFPYSRLARPAEIDASTESAPDVAQAA, from the coding sequence ATGACGCCTTTGCAAGCAACACCAGCGTCACCAGCACGAAAAATCGCACTCGCCCCGGACACCTCGCGGATGGACCGCCGGTCTGCGCGTGCGTGGACGGAACGCATGGCCGTCCGACAGCTTCCTGATGGACGCTACGCCGTCGATAGCGAGAGCGGTGCGACGTACGTCGTCTCCCTCGCAGCCCACGAGTGTTCCTGCCCGGATTACGAACTCAGACACGCAAAGTGCAAGCACTTGCGCCGGGTCGCCCTCGAAATCACCCTTGGACGGGTGCCCCCACCGGGCAAGTTCACCACCAAGTGCGCGGTTTGTGGCGACCGCGTCGTCGCCCGCCGCGGCGAACCCCGACCGTACCTGTGTACTGCCCACAAACTCGAAGCAGGCGACCGCGTGAGAGACCGCGAGACGGGCGACCAGCTCATCGTCTACCGGGTCACGACCGACCGGGCAAACGAGGTCGAGATTCCGTCTGCGAACACGACCGTTGCGGGGTATCCCGGCAACCACCGCTACGACGCAGACGACCTCGTGGTCGAAGTCGTCTACCCGAGCGACACGCTCAGACGCACCCGACTGCGCCGGTATTCGTTCCCCTACTCACGGCTCGCCCGGCCCGCAGAAATAGACGCCTCGACAGAGTCAGCCCCGGACGTGGCGCAAGCGGCCTAG
- a CDS encoding THUMP domain-containing protein codes for MYVLELGGEDHAFAACEAESAATSVSVMATGLARCGSIDPEAISRLAYTHRANELVGHTDASVESARTLLDAATFDRDGSVAVRARNIQRTANVSTQQAERELGAVLVERGFSVDLDTPDHTLRALFADDVCALGWEAAASVRDFGDRNPTNRPFFQPGSMAPLLARALVNIAGGGPGRTIVDPMCGTGGVLLEAGLTGSRAIGNDAQWKMVRGTQENLSALLPDDADFGVIRGDATALALRDGVADGVVFDAPYGRQSKIANLDLETLVEGALREARRVGGKCVLVADRSWEHAARAAGWEVTNAFERYVHGTLTRHILVLSPQDMSPGSSDS; via the coding sequence GTGTACGTCCTGGAACTCGGCGGTGAAGACCACGCCTTCGCCGCCTGCGAGGCCGAGAGCGCCGCCACGAGCGTCTCCGTCATGGCCACGGGCCTCGCTCGCTGTGGCAGCATCGACCCCGAAGCCATCTCGCGGCTCGCCTACACCCACCGCGCGAACGAACTCGTTGGCCACACCGACGCCTCAGTAGAAAGCGCTCGAACCCTCTTAGACGCCGCGACGTTCGACCGCGACGGGAGCGTCGCCGTCCGTGCCCGCAACATCCAGCGCACCGCGAACGTCTCGACGCAGCAGGCAGAGCGCGAACTGGGTGCAGTCCTCGTAGAGCGGGGCTTCAGCGTCGATTTAGATACTCCCGACCACACGCTTCGCGCGCTGTTCGCAGACGACGTGTGCGCCCTCGGCTGGGAGGCCGCCGCGAGCGTCCGCGACTTTGGCGACCGCAACCCGACCAACCGTCCCTTCTTCCAGCCCGGGTCGATGGCACCGTTGCTCGCCCGCGCGCTCGTTAACATTGCGGGAGGTGGCCCCGGGCGAACCATCGTCGACCCGATGTGTGGAACCGGCGGCGTCCTCCTCGAAGCCGGACTTACCGGGTCGCGCGCCATCGGCAACGACGCCCAGTGGAAGATGGTTCGCGGGACACAGGAAAACCTCTCGGCACTCCTCCCCGACGACGCCGACTTCGGCGTGATTCGCGGGGACGCAACCGCGCTCGCGCTCCGTGACGGCGTTGCAGACGGCGTGGTGTTCGACGCACCGTACGGTCGCCAGTCGAAAATCGCCAACCTCGACCTCGAAACGCTCGTCGAAGGCGCGCTCCGCGAAGCCCGTCGCGTTGGGGGAAAATGCGTTCTCGTCGCAGACCGGTCGTGGGAACACGCCGCCCGCGCCGCCGGCTGGGAGGTCACGAACGCCTTCGAGCGCTACGTCCACGGGACGCTCACGCGTCACATTCTCGTCCTCTCTCCTCAGGACATGTCGCCGGGGTCGTCCGACTCGTAG